A stretch of Lathyrus oleraceus cultivar Zhongwan6 chromosome 6, CAAS_Psat_ZW6_1.0, whole genome shotgun sequence DNA encodes these proteins:
- the LOC127097384 gene encoding uncharacterized protein LOC127097384 has protein sequence MACWSAENATKAYLSTLKMGQKAKEPNVAEFISALAAGNNAQMMIVACATVADSTTLALIAAANQTGGKVICIVPNHKVLRASKHVLGKASHQVEFIVGEAQEVLVMDEYEGADFLLIDCNIENHEEILKAIEEGRKVNDGAIVVGYNAFSCKGSWLSSGSKTQLLPIGEGLLVTRFGMVENSPKYGTSRTMGKVKSHWVVKVDKCTGEEHVFRVRSPQGKVIQA, from the exons ATGGCTTGTTGGTCTGCAGAAAATGCCACAAAGGCCTATCTTAGCACTTTAAAAATG GGTCAAAAAGCCAAAGAACCAAACGTAGCTGAGTTTATATCAGCACTAGCAGCAGGAAACAATGCACAAATGATGATTGTAGCATGTGCTACTGTTGCAGATTCCACCACACTAGCTTTAATTGCTGCTGCTAATCAAACTGGTGGAAAAGTGATTTGTATTGTCCCAAACCATAAAGTTCTAAGAGCATCCAAACATGTTTTAGGAAAAGCTTCTCATCAAGTGGAGTTCATAGTTGGAGAAGCTCAAGAAGTGCTTGTGATGGATGAATATGAAGGAGCTGATTTTTTGCTTATTGATTGTAACATTGAAAACCATGAAGAGATTCTCAAGGCAATTGAGGAGGGTAGAAAGGTAAATGATGGTGCTATTGTTGTAGGGTATAATGCATTTAGTTGCAAAGGGTCATGGTTGTCAAGTGGATCCAAGACTCAGCTTTTGCCTATTGGAGAAGGGCTTTTGGTGACTAGATTTGGGATGGTTGAGAATAGTCCAAAATATGGAACAAGTAGAACTATGGGGAAGGTTAAAAGTCATTGGGTGGTTAAGGTTGATAAATGCACAGGGGAGGAACATGTGTTTAGGGTTAGATCTCCTCAAGGAAAAGTTATTCAAGCTTAA